One region of Bombus affinis isolate iyBomAffi1 chromosome 3, iyBomAffi1.2, whole genome shotgun sequence genomic DNA includes:
- the LOC126914673 gene encoding glutamyl aminopeptidase-like isoform X2, with product MEPCVHFISFQSGRVSQLRCIYWLSTIQMYPHLQEMTSMTFEQGMPISDILNLPLNRYFGDWFDTKMKDDCTINHKLPHVWYGNLVTMSWWDDLWLSKGFAFFLKHKVTEDAILPGCQVTDLFLVEQMHSALATDAELSSHPIVQTVNNIDEVTAIFDEISYKKMFSLIRMMENSIKPTIFENENYLDLKKLMYQNPEAAYLFKILQECSLDNLNVTAITDTWTRQKGFPVVNVKKSGNKYILTQKRFLNDPDADCDPSESEYRWTIPITYITNKISTPTLVWFDKDAKDLVIELDDPVEWIKFNAHEVGYYRVNYEEKEWNTLYNILRCQHETLSAFDRAHLLEDAFSLAYTGQLDYILVMNMMKYLKREKHPIPWCVASSKLMYIYTLLNDGRIFSKAFRRYAGDLVDNTYREIGWELKEVTDTKSKSYADIRLQKTILEFALAVEHIDCCIATERIFIKYFCGAFEQDQIEYVPANPYVRDLFCYYGMHYFGDLSVWEVVFKQFIAENDRMEKLMLMRTLTAIKDTSILEQFIVTATDEKYVSAHDFLSCLIAMSENPVGTPVVWEWVRSNWEFLVDRYTLNDRHLGSLIPSITKTFATQTSLDEMECFFAKYPDAGAGAMHRAKALETVSNNIKWRARSCDKLGMWLLRYRIEK from the exons ATGGAACCGTGcgttcatttcatttcattccaGTCTGGTCGAGTTTCCCAGCTTCGCTGCATTTACTGGTTATCCAC CATTCAAATGTATCCCCATTTGCAAGAAATGACATCGATGACTTTTGAACAAGGCATGCCGATATCCGATATACTTAATCTGCCTCTTAATCG ATATTTTGGGGATTGGTTTGATACAAAGATGAAAGATGATTGCACAATCAATCATAAACTCCCACACGTGTGGTATGGAAATTTAG TTACTATGTCCTGGTGGGATGACTTATGGCTAAGCAAAGGTTTTGCTTTTTTTCTGAAGCATAAGGTCACAGAAGATGCAATTCTTCCTGGTTGCCAAGTC ACGGATCTGTTCTTAGTCGAACAAATGCATTCTGCTCTTGCAACCGACGCGGAACTGAGCTCGCACCCTATCGTTCAAACTGTTAACAACATCGACGAAGTAACTGCAATATTCGATGAAATATCTTACAAAAAG ATGTTCTCGTTAATTAGAATGATGGAGAATTCCATAAAACCAACAATTTTCGAAAATGAAAATTACTTAGATCTAAAGAAACTTATGTACCAAAACCCGGAGGCCGCTTATCTCTTCAAAATATTACAAGAATGCTCGCTGGATAACTTGAACGTGACAGCTATAACAGATACGTGGACCAGACAGAAAGGATTTCCGGTGGTGAACGTGAAGAAATCtggtaataaatatatattgacGCAGAAACGATTCTTGAACGATCCGGATGCTGACTGTGATCCATCGGAATCTGAATACAG ATGGACTATTCCTATTACTTACATCACCAACAAGATATCCACACCTACTCTTGTATGGTTCGATAAAGATGCCAAAGatc TGGTGATTGAATTGGACGACCCAGTTGAGTGGATCAAGTTCAACGCACACGAAGTCGGATATTATCGTGTTAACTATGAAGAAAAAGAGTGGAATACTctttacaatattcttcgatgCCAACATGAG ACATTGTCGGCGTTTGATAGAGCGCATCTTCTGGAAGACGCGTTCAGTTTAGCCTACACTGGGCAACTCGATTATATTCTGGTTATGAATATGATGAAGTACCTGAAACGAGAAAAACACCCTATTCCATGGTGCGTGGCTTCCTCGAAGTTAATGTACATTTATACTCTCTTGAACGATGGGAGGATTTTCTCGAAGGCATTCAGG AGATATGCGGGAGACTTGGTAGACAACACGTACCGTGAAATAGGATGGGAATTGAAGGAAGTAACAGACACTAAAAGCAAAAGTTATGCAGATAT AAGACTTCAAAAGACAATCTTGGAATTCGCCCTCGCTGTGGAACACATAGATTGTTGTATCGCAACCGAAcgaatattcataaaatatttctgtGGTGCGTTTGAACAAGATCAAATAGAATACGTTCCAGCAAACCCTTATGTCCGTGATCTTTTCTGTTATTACG GAATGCATTACTTTGGCGATTTATCAGTATGGGAAGTAGTATTCAAACAATTTATAGCTGAAAACGATAGGATGGAAAAACTGATGTTGATGCGTACGCTCACCGCGATCAAGGACACTTCGATTTTGGAACA ATTCATCGTAACGGCCACAGACGAGAAATACGTTAGCGCCCACGACTTCCTCAGTTGTTTAATCGCCATGTCGGAAAATCCCGTAGGAACACCAGTAGTCTGGGAATGGGTGCGTTCCAATTGGGAGTTCCTAGTGGACAGATATACCCTGAACGACCGGCATCTCGGTTCGTTGATCCCATCAATCACGAAGACGTTCGCCACGCAGACAAGTTTAGACGAAATGGAATGCTTCTTCGCCAAGTATCCCGATGCTGGTGCTGGCGCCATGCATCGCGCGAAAGCATTAGAGACAGTATCCAATAACATAAAATGGCGAGCCAGGTCGTGTGATAAGCTGGGAATGTGGTTACTTCGATACAGAATAGAAAAGTGA
- the LOC126914673 gene encoding glutamyl aminopeptidase-like isoform X1, translated as MEPCVHFISFQSGRVSQLRCIYWLSTIQMYPHLQEMTSMTFEQGMPISDILNLPLNRYFGDWFDTKMKDDCTINHKLPHVWYGNLVTMSWWDDLWLSKGFAFFLKHKVTEDAILPGCQVTDLFLVEQMHSALATDAELSSHPIVQTVNNIDEVTAIFDEISYKKMFSLIRMMENSIKPTIFENENYLDLKKLMYQNPEAAYLFKILQECSLDNLNVTAITDTWTRQKGFPVVNVKKSGNKYILTQKRFLNDPDADCDPSESEYRYRWTIPITYITNKISTPTLVWFDKDAKDLVIELDDPVEWIKFNAHEVGYYRVNYEEKEWNTLYNILRCQHETLSAFDRAHLLEDAFSLAYTGQLDYILVMNMMKYLKREKHPIPWCVASSKLMYIYTLLNDGRIFSKAFRRYAGDLVDNTYREIGWELKEVTDTKSKSYADIRLQKTILEFALAVEHIDCCIATERIFIKYFCGAFEQDQIEYVPANPYVRDLFCYYGMHYFGDLSVWEVVFKQFIAENDRMEKLMLMRTLTAIKDTSILEQFIVTATDEKYVSAHDFLSCLIAMSENPVGTPVVWEWVRSNWEFLVDRYTLNDRHLGSLIPSITKTFATQTSLDEMECFFAKYPDAGAGAMHRAKALETVSNNIKWRARSCDKLGMWLLRYRIEK; from the exons ATGGAACCGTGcgttcatttcatttcattccaGTCTGGTCGAGTTTCCCAGCTTCGCTGCATTTACTGGTTATCCAC CATTCAAATGTATCCCCATTTGCAAGAAATGACATCGATGACTTTTGAACAAGGCATGCCGATATCCGATATACTTAATCTGCCTCTTAATCG ATATTTTGGGGATTGGTTTGATACAAAGATGAAAGATGATTGCACAATCAATCATAAACTCCCACACGTGTGGTATGGAAATTTAG TTACTATGTCCTGGTGGGATGACTTATGGCTAAGCAAAGGTTTTGCTTTTTTTCTGAAGCATAAGGTCACAGAAGATGCAATTCTTCCTGGTTGCCAAGTC ACGGATCTGTTCTTAGTCGAACAAATGCATTCTGCTCTTGCAACCGACGCGGAACTGAGCTCGCACCCTATCGTTCAAACTGTTAACAACATCGACGAAGTAACTGCAATATTCGATGAAATATCTTACAAAAAG ATGTTCTCGTTAATTAGAATGATGGAGAATTCCATAAAACCAACAATTTTCGAAAATGAAAATTACTTAGATCTAAAGAAACTTATGTACCAAAACCCGGAGGCCGCTTATCTCTTCAAAATATTACAAGAATGCTCGCTGGATAACTTGAACGTGACAGCTATAACAGATACGTGGACCAGACAGAAAGGATTTCCGGTGGTGAACGTGAAGAAATCtggtaataaatatatattgacGCAGAAACGATTCTTGAACGATCCGGATGCTGACTGTGATCCATCGGAATCTGAATACAG GTACAGATGGACTATTCCTATTACTTACATCACCAACAAGATATCCACACCTACTCTTGTATGGTTCGATAAAGATGCCAAAGatc TGGTGATTGAATTGGACGACCCAGTTGAGTGGATCAAGTTCAACGCACACGAAGTCGGATATTATCGTGTTAACTATGAAGAAAAAGAGTGGAATACTctttacaatattcttcgatgCCAACATGAG ACATTGTCGGCGTTTGATAGAGCGCATCTTCTGGAAGACGCGTTCAGTTTAGCCTACACTGGGCAACTCGATTATATTCTGGTTATGAATATGATGAAGTACCTGAAACGAGAAAAACACCCTATTCCATGGTGCGTGGCTTCCTCGAAGTTAATGTACATTTATACTCTCTTGAACGATGGGAGGATTTTCTCGAAGGCATTCAGG AGATATGCGGGAGACTTGGTAGACAACACGTACCGTGAAATAGGATGGGAATTGAAGGAAGTAACAGACACTAAAAGCAAAAGTTATGCAGATAT AAGACTTCAAAAGACAATCTTGGAATTCGCCCTCGCTGTGGAACACATAGATTGTTGTATCGCAACCGAAcgaatattcataaaatatttctgtGGTGCGTTTGAACAAGATCAAATAGAATACGTTCCAGCAAACCCTTATGTCCGTGATCTTTTCTGTTATTACG GAATGCATTACTTTGGCGATTTATCAGTATGGGAAGTAGTATTCAAACAATTTATAGCTGAAAACGATAGGATGGAAAAACTGATGTTGATGCGTACGCTCACCGCGATCAAGGACACTTCGATTTTGGAACA ATTCATCGTAACGGCCACAGACGAGAAATACGTTAGCGCCCACGACTTCCTCAGTTGTTTAATCGCCATGTCGGAAAATCCCGTAGGAACACCAGTAGTCTGGGAATGGGTGCGTTCCAATTGGGAGTTCCTAGTGGACAGATATACCCTGAACGACCGGCATCTCGGTTCGTTGATCCCATCAATCACGAAGACGTTCGCCACGCAGACAAGTTTAGACGAAATGGAATGCTTCTTCGCCAAGTATCCCGATGCTGGTGCTGGCGCCATGCATCGCGCGAAAGCATTAGAGACAGTATCCAATAACATAAAATGGCGAGCCAGGTCGTGTGATAAGCTGGGAATGTGGTTACTTCGATACAGAATAGAAAAGTGA
- the LOC126914673 gene encoding glutamyl aminopeptidase-like isoform X3: MSLLPIQMYPHLQEMTSMTFEQGMPISDILNLPLNRYFGDWFDTKMKDDCTINHKLPHVWYGNLVTMSWWDDLWLSKGFAFFLKHKVTEDAILPGCQVTDLFLVEQMHSALATDAELSSHPIVQTVNNIDEVTAIFDEISYKKMFSLIRMMENSIKPTIFENENYLDLKKLMYQNPEAAYLFKILQECSLDNLNVTAITDTWTRQKGFPVVNVKKSGNKYILTQKRFLNDPDADCDPSESEYRYRWTIPITYITNKISTPTLVWFDKDAKDLVIELDDPVEWIKFNAHEVGYYRVNYEEKEWNTLYNILRCQHETLSAFDRAHLLEDAFSLAYTGQLDYILVMNMMKYLKREKHPIPWCVASSKLMYIYTLLNDGRIFSKAFRRYAGDLVDNTYREIGWELKEVTDTKSKSYADIRLQKTILEFALAVEHIDCCIATERIFIKYFCGAFEQDQIEYVPANPYVRDLFCYYGMHYFGDLSVWEVVFKQFIAENDRMEKLMLMRTLTAIKDTSILEQFIVTATDEKYVSAHDFLSCLIAMSENPVGTPVVWEWVRSNWEFLVDRYTLNDRHLGSLIPSITKTFATQTSLDEMECFFAKYPDAGAGAMHRAKALETVSNNIKWRARSCDKLGMWLLRYRIEK, translated from the exons atGAGTTTACTCCC CATTCAAATGTATCCCCATTTGCAAGAAATGACATCGATGACTTTTGAACAAGGCATGCCGATATCCGATATACTTAATCTGCCTCTTAATCG ATATTTTGGGGATTGGTTTGATACAAAGATGAAAGATGATTGCACAATCAATCATAAACTCCCACACGTGTGGTATGGAAATTTAG TTACTATGTCCTGGTGGGATGACTTATGGCTAAGCAAAGGTTTTGCTTTTTTTCTGAAGCATAAGGTCACAGAAGATGCAATTCTTCCTGGTTGCCAAGTC ACGGATCTGTTCTTAGTCGAACAAATGCATTCTGCTCTTGCAACCGACGCGGAACTGAGCTCGCACCCTATCGTTCAAACTGTTAACAACATCGACGAAGTAACTGCAATATTCGATGAAATATCTTACAAAAAG ATGTTCTCGTTAATTAGAATGATGGAGAATTCCATAAAACCAACAATTTTCGAAAATGAAAATTACTTAGATCTAAAGAAACTTATGTACCAAAACCCGGAGGCCGCTTATCTCTTCAAAATATTACAAGAATGCTCGCTGGATAACTTGAACGTGACAGCTATAACAGATACGTGGACCAGACAGAAAGGATTTCCGGTGGTGAACGTGAAGAAATCtggtaataaatatatattgacGCAGAAACGATTCTTGAACGATCCGGATGCTGACTGTGATCCATCGGAATCTGAATACAG GTACAGATGGACTATTCCTATTACTTACATCACCAACAAGATATCCACACCTACTCTTGTATGGTTCGATAAAGATGCCAAAGatc TGGTGATTGAATTGGACGACCCAGTTGAGTGGATCAAGTTCAACGCACACGAAGTCGGATATTATCGTGTTAACTATGAAGAAAAAGAGTGGAATACTctttacaatattcttcgatgCCAACATGAG ACATTGTCGGCGTTTGATAGAGCGCATCTTCTGGAAGACGCGTTCAGTTTAGCCTACACTGGGCAACTCGATTATATTCTGGTTATGAATATGATGAAGTACCTGAAACGAGAAAAACACCCTATTCCATGGTGCGTGGCTTCCTCGAAGTTAATGTACATTTATACTCTCTTGAACGATGGGAGGATTTTCTCGAAGGCATTCAGG AGATATGCGGGAGACTTGGTAGACAACACGTACCGTGAAATAGGATGGGAATTGAAGGAAGTAACAGACACTAAAAGCAAAAGTTATGCAGATAT AAGACTTCAAAAGACAATCTTGGAATTCGCCCTCGCTGTGGAACACATAGATTGTTGTATCGCAACCGAAcgaatattcataaaatatttctgtGGTGCGTTTGAACAAGATCAAATAGAATACGTTCCAGCAAACCCTTATGTCCGTGATCTTTTCTGTTATTACG GAATGCATTACTTTGGCGATTTATCAGTATGGGAAGTAGTATTCAAACAATTTATAGCTGAAAACGATAGGATGGAAAAACTGATGTTGATGCGTACGCTCACCGCGATCAAGGACACTTCGATTTTGGAACA ATTCATCGTAACGGCCACAGACGAGAAATACGTTAGCGCCCACGACTTCCTCAGTTGTTTAATCGCCATGTCGGAAAATCCCGTAGGAACACCAGTAGTCTGGGAATGGGTGCGTTCCAATTGGGAGTTCCTAGTGGACAGATATACCCTGAACGACCGGCATCTCGGTTCGTTGATCCCATCAATCACGAAGACGTTCGCCACGCAGACAAGTTTAGACGAAATGGAATGCTTCTTCGCCAAGTATCCCGATGCTGGTGCTGGCGCCATGCATCGCGCGAAAGCATTAGAGACAGTATCCAATAACATAAAATGGCGAGCCAGGTCGTGTGATAAGCTGGGAATGTGGTTACTTCGATACAGAATAGAAAAGTGA
- the LOC126914673 gene encoding glutamyl aminopeptidase-like isoform X4, with translation MYPHLQEMTSMTFEQGMPISDILNLPLNRYFGDWFDTKMKDDCTINHKLPHVWYGNLVTMSWWDDLWLSKGFAFFLKHKVTEDAILPGCQVTDLFLVEQMHSALATDAELSSHPIVQTVNNIDEVTAIFDEISYKKMFSLIRMMENSIKPTIFENENYLDLKKLMYQNPEAAYLFKILQECSLDNLNVTAITDTWTRQKGFPVVNVKKSGNKYILTQKRFLNDPDADCDPSESEYRYRWTIPITYITNKISTPTLVWFDKDAKDLVIELDDPVEWIKFNAHEVGYYRVNYEEKEWNTLYNILRCQHETLSAFDRAHLLEDAFSLAYTGQLDYILVMNMMKYLKREKHPIPWCVASSKLMYIYTLLNDGRIFSKAFRRYAGDLVDNTYREIGWELKEVTDTKSKSYADIRLQKTILEFALAVEHIDCCIATERIFIKYFCGAFEQDQIEYVPANPYVRDLFCYYGMHYFGDLSVWEVVFKQFIAENDRMEKLMLMRTLTAIKDTSILEQFIVTATDEKYVSAHDFLSCLIAMSENPVGTPVVWEWVRSNWEFLVDRYTLNDRHLGSLIPSITKTFATQTSLDEMECFFAKYPDAGAGAMHRAKALETVSNNIKWRARSCDKLGMWLLRYRIEK, from the exons ATGTATCCCCATTTGCAAGAAATGACATCGATGACTTTTGAACAAGGCATGCCGATATCCGATATACTTAATCTGCCTCTTAATCG ATATTTTGGGGATTGGTTTGATACAAAGATGAAAGATGATTGCACAATCAATCATAAACTCCCACACGTGTGGTATGGAAATTTAG TTACTATGTCCTGGTGGGATGACTTATGGCTAAGCAAAGGTTTTGCTTTTTTTCTGAAGCATAAGGTCACAGAAGATGCAATTCTTCCTGGTTGCCAAGTC ACGGATCTGTTCTTAGTCGAACAAATGCATTCTGCTCTTGCAACCGACGCGGAACTGAGCTCGCACCCTATCGTTCAAACTGTTAACAACATCGACGAAGTAACTGCAATATTCGATGAAATATCTTACAAAAAG ATGTTCTCGTTAATTAGAATGATGGAGAATTCCATAAAACCAACAATTTTCGAAAATGAAAATTACTTAGATCTAAAGAAACTTATGTACCAAAACCCGGAGGCCGCTTATCTCTTCAAAATATTACAAGAATGCTCGCTGGATAACTTGAACGTGACAGCTATAACAGATACGTGGACCAGACAGAAAGGATTTCCGGTGGTGAACGTGAAGAAATCtggtaataaatatatattgacGCAGAAACGATTCTTGAACGATCCGGATGCTGACTGTGATCCATCGGAATCTGAATACAG GTACAGATGGACTATTCCTATTACTTACATCACCAACAAGATATCCACACCTACTCTTGTATGGTTCGATAAAGATGCCAAAGatc TGGTGATTGAATTGGACGACCCAGTTGAGTGGATCAAGTTCAACGCACACGAAGTCGGATATTATCGTGTTAACTATGAAGAAAAAGAGTGGAATACTctttacaatattcttcgatgCCAACATGAG ACATTGTCGGCGTTTGATAGAGCGCATCTTCTGGAAGACGCGTTCAGTTTAGCCTACACTGGGCAACTCGATTATATTCTGGTTATGAATATGATGAAGTACCTGAAACGAGAAAAACACCCTATTCCATGGTGCGTGGCTTCCTCGAAGTTAATGTACATTTATACTCTCTTGAACGATGGGAGGATTTTCTCGAAGGCATTCAGG AGATATGCGGGAGACTTGGTAGACAACACGTACCGTGAAATAGGATGGGAATTGAAGGAAGTAACAGACACTAAAAGCAAAAGTTATGCAGATAT AAGACTTCAAAAGACAATCTTGGAATTCGCCCTCGCTGTGGAACACATAGATTGTTGTATCGCAACCGAAcgaatattcataaaatatttctgtGGTGCGTTTGAACAAGATCAAATAGAATACGTTCCAGCAAACCCTTATGTCCGTGATCTTTTCTGTTATTACG GAATGCATTACTTTGGCGATTTATCAGTATGGGAAGTAGTATTCAAACAATTTATAGCTGAAAACGATAGGATGGAAAAACTGATGTTGATGCGTACGCTCACCGCGATCAAGGACACTTCGATTTTGGAACA ATTCATCGTAACGGCCACAGACGAGAAATACGTTAGCGCCCACGACTTCCTCAGTTGTTTAATCGCCATGTCGGAAAATCCCGTAGGAACACCAGTAGTCTGGGAATGGGTGCGTTCCAATTGGGAGTTCCTAGTGGACAGATATACCCTGAACGACCGGCATCTCGGTTCGTTGATCCCATCAATCACGAAGACGTTCGCCACGCAGACAAGTTTAGACGAAATGGAATGCTTCTTCGCCAAGTATCCCGATGCTGGTGCTGGCGCCATGCATCGCGCGAAAGCATTAGAGACAGTATCCAATAACATAAAATGGCGAGCCAGGTCGTGTGATAAGCTGGGAATGTGGTTACTTCGATACAGAATAGAAAAGTGA
- the LOC126914673 gene encoding glutamyl aminopeptidase-like isoform X5 — translation MKDDCTINHKLPHVWYGNLVTMSWWDDLWLSKGFAFFLKHKVTEDAILPGCQVTDLFLVEQMHSALATDAELSSHPIVQTVNNIDEVTAIFDEISYKKMFSLIRMMENSIKPTIFENENYLDLKKLMYQNPEAAYLFKILQECSLDNLNVTAITDTWTRQKGFPVVNVKKSGNKYILTQKRFLNDPDADCDPSESEYRYRWTIPITYITNKISTPTLVWFDKDAKDLVIELDDPVEWIKFNAHEVGYYRVNYEEKEWNTLYNILRCQHETLSAFDRAHLLEDAFSLAYTGQLDYILVMNMMKYLKREKHPIPWCVASSKLMYIYTLLNDGRIFSKAFRRYAGDLVDNTYREIGWELKEVTDTKSKSYADIRLQKTILEFALAVEHIDCCIATERIFIKYFCGAFEQDQIEYVPANPYVRDLFCYYGMHYFGDLSVWEVVFKQFIAENDRMEKLMLMRTLTAIKDTSILEQFIVTATDEKYVSAHDFLSCLIAMSENPVGTPVVWEWVRSNWEFLVDRYTLNDRHLGSLIPSITKTFATQTSLDEMECFFAKYPDAGAGAMHRAKALETVSNNIKWRARSCDKLGMWLLRYRIEK, via the exons ATGAAAGATGATTGCACAATCAATCATAAACTCCCACACGTGTGGTATGGAAATTTAG TTACTATGTCCTGGTGGGATGACTTATGGCTAAGCAAAGGTTTTGCTTTTTTTCTGAAGCATAAGGTCACAGAAGATGCAATTCTTCCTGGTTGCCAAGTC ACGGATCTGTTCTTAGTCGAACAAATGCATTCTGCTCTTGCAACCGACGCGGAACTGAGCTCGCACCCTATCGTTCAAACTGTTAACAACATCGACGAAGTAACTGCAATATTCGATGAAATATCTTACAAAAAG ATGTTCTCGTTAATTAGAATGATGGAGAATTCCATAAAACCAACAATTTTCGAAAATGAAAATTACTTAGATCTAAAGAAACTTATGTACCAAAACCCGGAGGCCGCTTATCTCTTCAAAATATTACAAGAATGCTCGCTGGATAACTTGAACGTGACAGCTATAACAGATACGTGGACCAGACAGAAAGGATTTCCGGTGGTGAACGTGAAGAAATCtggtaataaatatatattgacGCAGAAACGATTCTTGAACGATCCGGATGCTGACTGTGATCCATCGGAATCTGAATACAG GTACAGATGGACTATTCCTATTACTTACATCACCAACAAGATATCCACACCTACTCTTGTATGGTTCGATAAAGATGCCAAAGatc TGGTGATTGAATTGGACGACCCAGTTGAGTGGATCAAGTTCAACGCACACGAAGTCGGATATTATCGTGTTAACTATGAAGAAAAAGAGTGGAATACTctttacaatattcttcgatgCCAACATGAG ACATTGTCGGCGTTTGATAGAGCGCATCTTCTGGAAGACGCGTTCAGTTTAGCCTACACTGGGCAACTCGATTATATTCTGGTTATGAATATGATGAAGTACCTGAAACGAGAAAAACACCCTATTCCATGGTGCGTGGCTTCCTCGAAGTTAATGTACATTTATACTCTCTTGAACGATGGGAGGATTTTCTCGAAGGCATTCAGG AGATATGCGGGAGACTTGGTAGACAACACGTACCGTGAAATAGGATGGGAATTGAAGGAAGTAACAGACACTAAAAGCAAAAGTTATGCAGATAT AAGACTTCAAAAGACAATCTTGGAATTCGCCCTCGCTGTGGAACACATAGATTGTTGTATCGCAACCGAAcgaatattcataaaatatttctgtGGTGCGTTTGAACAAGATCAAATAGAATACGTTCCAGCAAACCCTTATGTCCGTGATCTTTTCTGTTATTACG GAATGCATTACTTTGGCGATTTATCAGTATGGGAAGTAGTATTCAAACAATTTATAGCTGAAAACGATAGGATGGAAAAACTGATGTTGATGCGTACGCTCACCGCGATCAAGGACACTTCGATTTTGGAACA ATTCATCGTAACGGCCACAGACGAGAAATACGTTAGCGCCCACGACTTCCTCAGTTGTTTAATCGCCATGTCGGAAAATCCCGTAGGAACACCAGTAGTCTGGGAATGGGTGCGTTCCAATTGGGAGTTCCTAGTGGACAGATATACCCTGAACGACCGGCATCTCGGTTCGTTGATCCCATCAATCACGAAGACGTTCGCCACGCAGACAAGTTTAGACGAAATGGAATGCTTCTTCGCCAAGTATCCCGATGCTGGTGCTGGCGCCATGCATCGCGCGAAAGCATTAGAGACAGTATCCAATAACATAAAATGGCGAGCCAGGTCGTGTGATAAGCTGGGAATGTGGTTACTTCGATACAGAATAGAAAAGTGA